A region of Streptomyces sp. NBC_01267 DNA encodes the following proteins:
- the dnaG gene encoding DNA primase, whose amino-acid sequence MAGRINDDDVKAVRDAVPIDAVVSEYLQLRNAGGGNLKGLCPFHDEKSPSFQVSPAKGLFHCFGCQEGGDTLAFIMKIDHLSFSEAVERLAGTAGITLRYEEGGYTPNSQRGERIRLVEAHKAAAQFYVDQLDSAEAEIGRKFLAQRGFDQAAATHFSVGYSPAGWDHLTRFLRGKGFSDKELLASGLAQETRGGKPIDRFRGRLMWPIRDISGEVVGFGARKLRDDDNGPKYLNTPETSIYKKSQVLYGIDLAKKEIAKSSRAVVVEGYTDVMACHLAGVTTAVATCGTAFGTDHIKILRRLLMDNGSARVIFTFDGDAAGQKAALRAFEDDQKFAAETYIAIAPDGMDPCDLRLAQGDESVRTLAEPRTPLFEFALRQIVSRYDLETPAGRATALDEAAPIVARIKNSASQHEVAVQLAGMVGILDTQFVVKRISQLAQWARGRGNAPTPARGGRPQPGTRPDPAPAGGPALNLRSPAHRTERELLKLALQRPELVSPAFDAYGADEFTAPPYAAVREAIMEAGGAEEGITDSFEYLTRVRGAAPDDTVRAVVTELAVEAIMRRTVDEVYAGDQLVSVRLRAVDRRITDVQSTLARVSTQGDAEQYAAVQNELWTLQQYGRSLRNLGAEAL is encoded by the coding sequence GTGGCAGGCAGGATCAACGATGACGACGTGAAGGCGGTCCGGGACGCGGTCCCGATCGACGCCGTCGTTTCCGAGTACCTCCAGTTGCGGAACGCGGGCGGCGGAAACCTGAAGGGTCTGTGCCCCTTCCACGACGAGAAGTCCCCCTCCTTCCAGGTGAGCCCCGCCAAGGGCCTCTTCCACTGCTTCGGCTGCCAGGAGGGCGGGGACACCCTCGCCTTCATCATGAAGATCGACCACCTCTCGTTCAGCGAGGCGGTCGAGCGGCTGGCGGGCACCGCGGGCATCACCCTGCGGTACGAAGAGGGTGGCTACACCCCGAACAGCCAGCGCGGCGAGCGCATCCGGCTGGTCGAGGCGCACAAGGCAGCCGCGCAGTTCTACGTCGACCAGCTCGACAGCGCCGAGGCCGAGATCGGGCGCAAGTTCCTCGCCCAGCGGGGCTTCGACCAGGCCGCCGCCACCCACTTCAGCGTCGGCTACAGCCCGGCGGGCTGGGACCACCTGACCCGTTTCCTGCGCGGCAAGGGGTTCTCCGACAAGGAGCTGCTCGCCTCCGGCCTCGCCCAGGAGACCCGCGGCGGCAAACCCATCGACCGCTTCCGCGGCCGGCTGATGTGGCCGATCCGGGACATCAGCGGCGAGGTCGTCGGCTTCGGCGCGCGCAAGCTCCGCGACGACGACAACGGCCCGAAGTACCTGAACACCCCCGAGACGTCGATCTACAAGAAGTCCCAGGTCCTGTACGGGATCGACCTGGCCAAGAAGGAGATCGCCAAGTCCAGCCGGGCCGTCGTCGTCGAGGGCTACACCGATGTCATGGCCTGCCACCTGGCCGGGGTGACCACCGCGGTCGCCACCTGTGGCACGGCCTTCGGTACCGACCACATCAAGATCCTCCGCCGGCTCCTGATGGACAACGGCAGCGCCCGCGTGATCTTCACGTTCGACGGTGACGCGGCCGGCCAGAAGGCCGCCCTGCGCGCCTTCGAGGACGACCAGAAGTTCGCGGCCGAGACCTACATCGCCATCGCCCCCGACGGCATGGACCCGTGCGACCTGCGGCTCGCCCAGGGCGACGAATCGGTGCGCACCCTCGCCGAACCCCGCACCCCGCTCTTCGAGTTCGCGCTCCGCCAGATCGTCTCCCGCTACGACCTGGAGACCCCGGCGGGCCGTGCGACGGCGCTGGACGAAGCCGCACCGATCGTCGCCCGGATCAAGAACAGCGCCTCCCAGCACGAGGTGGCCGTACAGCTGGCCGGAATGGTCGGCATCCTCGACACCCAGTTCGTGGTCAAGCGCATCAGCCAGCTGGCCCAGTGGGCCCGCGGCCGGGGCAACGCACCGACGCCCGCGCGCGGCGGTCGCCCCCAGCCCGGGACCCGGCCGGACCCGGCCCCCGCGGGCGGCCCCGCACTCAACCTCCGCAGCCCCGCCCACCGCACGGAGCGGGAGCTGCTGAAGCTGGCGCTCCAGCGCCCCGAACTGGTCTCCCCGGCCTTCGACGCGTACGGGGCCGACGAGTTCACCGCCCCGCCGTACGCCGCCGTACGCGAGGCGATCATGGAGGCGGGCGGCGCCGAGGAAGGCATCACCGACTCCTTCGAGTACCTCACCCGGGTCCGCGGGGCCGCCCCCGACGACACGGTCCGCGCCGTGGTCACCGAGCTGGCCGTGGAAGCGATCATGCGCCGTACGGTCGACGAGGTGTACGCGGGCGACCAGTTGGTCAGCGTCCGGCTCCGCGCGGTGGACCGCCGCATCACCGACGTCCAGTCCACCCTGGCCCGGGTGTCCACCCAGGGCGACGCGGAACAGTACGCGGCGGTCCAGAACGAACTCTGGACCCTCCAGCAGTACGGCCGGTCCCTGCGCAACCTCGGCGCCGAGGCGCTCTGA
- a CDS encoding NAD(P)/FAD-dependent oxidoreductase yields MVDAHLTFVIIGGGLAGAKAAETLRAEGFAGRVILIGDERDHPYERPPLSKGYLAGKEERDSVYVHEPAWYAQADIELHLGQTVVEIDRAVKVVRLGDGTAIHYDKLLLATGAEPHRLDIPGTGLAGVHHLRRLAHADRLRHVLASLGRDNGHLVIAGGGWIGLEVAAAARGYGAEVTIVEPHPTPLHAVLGPELGQIFTDLHTQHGVRFHFGARLTEITGQDGMVLAVQTDDGEEHPAHDVLAAIGAAPRVSLAEAAGLELVDRAHGGGIAVDASLRTSDPDIYAAGDVAAAEHPLLGTRLRVEHWANALNEGPAAARAMLGQDVAYDRIPYFFSDQYDLGLEYSGWAPPGSYDQVIVRGDAGKRQFIAFWLKDGRLLAAMNVNVWDVTEQLQRLIRSGATLDPEALADPSVDLATLGIRPEAR; encoded by the coding sequence GTGGTCGACGCACATCTGACGTTCGTCATCATCGGCGGAGGGCTCGCGGGGGCGAAGGCCGCCGAAACCCTCCGCGCCGAAGGGTTCGCGGGCCGCGTGATCCTCATCGGGGACGAACGCGACCACCCCTACGAGCGCCCGCCGCTGTCGAAGGGGTACCTGGCGGGCAAGGAGGAGCGCGACAGCGTCTACGTCCACGAACCGGCCTGGTACGCGCAGGCCGACATCGAGCTGCACCTCGGCCAGACGGTCGTCGAGATCGACCGTGCCGTCAAGGTCGTACGGCTCGGTGACGGCACCGCCATCCACTACGACAAGCTGCTGCTGGCCACCGGCGCCGAACCGCACCGGCTGGACATTCCAGGCACCGGGCTGGCGGGCGTCCACCATCTGCGCCGCCTGGCCCACGCGGACCGGCTGCGCCACGTCCTCGCCTCCCTCGGCCGGGACAACGGCCATCTGGTGATCGCCGGAGGAGGCTGGATCGGCCTGGAGGTGGCGGCGGCGGCCCGCGGCTACGGCGCCGAGGTCACCATCGTCGAACCGCACCCGACCCCGCTGCACGCCGTGCTGGGCCCGGAACTCGGCCAGATCTTCACCGACCTGCACACCCAGCACGGCGTCCGCTTCCACTTCGGCGCCCGCCTCACCGAGATCACCGGCCAGGACGGCATGGTCCTCGCCGTCCAGACCGACGACGGCGAGGAACACCCGGCCCACGACGTCCTCGCCGCGATCGGCGCCGCCCCGCGCGTCTCCCTCGCGGAGGCGGCCGGTCTGGAGCTCGTCGACCGCGCGCACGGCGGCGGCATCGCCGTCGACGCCTCGCTGCGCACCTCCGACCCGGACATCTACGCGGCAGGGGACGTGGCCGCCGCCGAGCATCCGCTGCTCGGCACCCGGCTGCGCGTCGAACACTGGGCCAACGCCCTGAACGAAGGCCCGGCGGCGGCGCGCGCCATGCTCGGCCAGGACGTCGCGTACGACCGGATCCCGTACTTCTTCTCCGACCAGTACGACCTGGGCCTGGAGTACTCGGGGTGGGCGCCGCCCGGCTCCTACGACCAGGTGATCGTCCGGGGTGACGCGGGGAAGCGCCAGTTCATCGCCTTCTGGCTGAAGGACGGCCGGCTGCTGGCCGCGATGAACGTGAATGTGTGGGACGTCACCGAACAGCTCCAGCGGCTGATCCGCTCGGGCGCGACGCTGGACCCCGAAGCGCTGGCGGACCCGTCGGTGGACCTGGCCACGCTGGGAATCCGACCCGAAGCACGGTGA
- a CDS encoding deoxyguanosinetriphosphate triphosphohydrolase — protein sequence MEGTAYNPTDFERWDTEPDKRPGRTAFQRDRARVLHSAALRRLAGKTQVVTPGSRSRVWDSSPRTRLTHSLECAQVGRELGAALGCDPDLVETACLAHDLGHPPFGHNGELALNDFAADCGGFEGNAQSLRLLTRLEPKRFVTSQTTGELVSVGLNLTRAALDAATKYPWPRGGHPTEPGSVKFGVYEDDLPVFAWARRGAPQDRKCFEAQVMDWSDDVAYSVHDVEDGLHAGHIDPNCLHSAPERADIMAVAVGRYVPADTDPAELAEALDGLLAQDWWPHGYDGTAVAQARLKDATSQLIGRFCLAAESATRRSYGTGPLTRYAAELVVPRRTRLECAVLKAVADRYVMQREEQERLRADQRVVLAELAEALTGRAPEGLDPQFRTLFDAAPDERSRKRVIVDQIGSLTDASARSLHARLTGRH from the coding sequence ATGGAAGGCACCGCGTACAACCCGACCGACTTCGAACGCTGGGACACCGAGCCGGACAAGCGACCAGGCCGTACCGCCTTCCAACGCGACCGTGCGCGCGTGCTGCACTCCGCCGCGCTGCGGCGCCTCGCGGGCAAGACACAGGTGGTCACCCCCGGCTCGCGCAGCCGCGTCTGGGACTCGAGCCCGCGCACCCGCCTCACGCACTCCCTGGAATGCGCCCAGGTGGGAAGAGAGCTCGGCGCGGCACTCGGCTGCGACCCCGATCTCGTCGAGACGGCCTGTCTCGCCCACGACCTGGGGCATCCGCCGTTCGGGCACAACGGCGAACTGGCGCTCAACGACTTCGCCGCGGACTGCGGCGGCTTCGAGGGCAACGCCCAGTCACTGCGCCTGCTGACCCGGTTGGAACCCAAGCGGTTCGTCACCTCGCAGACCACCGGCGAGCTGGTCAGCGTCGGCCTCAACCTCACCCGCGCCGCCCTCGACGCCGCCACCAAGTACCCCTGGCCCCGCGGCGGCCATCCCACCGAGCCCGGCTCGGTGAAGTTCGGCGTGTACGAGGACGACCTGCCCGTCTTCGCCTGGGCCCGGCGCGGCGCCCCCCAGGACCGCAAGTGCTTCGAGGCCCAGGTCATGGACTGGTCCGACGACGTCGCGTACTCCGTGCACGACGTCGAGGACGGGCTGCACGCCGGCCACATCGACCCCAACTGCCTGCACTCCGCGCCCGAACGGGCCGACATCATGGCCGTGGCCGTCGGCCGCTACGTGCCGGCCGACACCGACCCGGCCGAGCTCGCCGAAGCCCTGGACGGACTGCTCGCCCAGGACTGGTGGCCGCACGGCTACGACGGAACGGCCGTCGCGCAGGCCCGGCTGAAGGACGCCACGAGCCAGCTCATCGGCCGTTTCTGTCTGGCCGCCGAGAGCGCCACCCGCCGGTCGTACGGCACGGGACCGCTCACCAGATACGCCGCGGAACTGGTCGTCCCGCGCCGGACACGGCTCGAATGCGCCGTGCTCAAAGCCGTCGCCGACCGGTACGTCATGCAGCGCGAGGAGCAGGAGCGGCTCCGGGCCGACCAGCGCGTCGTCCTCGCCGAACTGGCCGAGGCACTGACCGGACGCGCGCCGGAAGGGCTGGACCCGCAGTTCCGGACCCTGTTCGACGCGGCACCCGACGAACGCAGCCGCAAACGCGTGATCGTCGACCAGATCGGCTCGCTCACCGATGCCTCGGCGCGCTCCCTGCACGCCCGGCTGACCGGCCGTCACTGA
- a CDS encoding DUF4132 domain-containing protein, which yields MGWISTSGGYAVTLDGARLRCRNAAGRELKQVPAKLRDDAEVVRLRQLAQWLDRHERECREQVDTWLVRSLPVPAELLARVWADTAWQGALRDLVVAPVRPDGSPDLARAGFLRDADPERGIGVVDLDGDSVRLDAGAVLMPHPVLLEDLAELREFAAELGVEQGIEQLFREVWPIPAELDGAAQEWRAYADGKFEELRHATARAVSHGYRVRGGSAVCSLVEDGRPLEAAYWIGDDYPEGEACTGGLEWRGAGGRRLPLREVGPVAWSEGARMAALVYAGRVVRDESEGEL from the coding sequence ATGGGCTGGATCAGTACATCGGGTGGGTATGCCGTCACTCTGGACGGCGCGCGGCTGCGCTGTCGGAACGCGGCAGGGCGCGAGCTGAAGCAGGTGCCCGCCAAGCTGCGGGACGACGCGGAGGTCGTACGGCTGCGGCAGTTGGCACAGTGGCTGGACCGGCACGAACGGGAGTGCCGGGAGCAGGTGGACACCTGGCTGGTGCGTTCGCTGCCGGTGCCCGCGGAGCTGCTGGCGCGGGTCTGGGCCGACACGGCATGGCAGGGAGCGCTGCGGGACCTGGTGGTGGCGCCGGTGCGCCCCGACGGTTCCCCGGACCTGGCGCGCGCCGGGTTCCTGCGCGACGCGGACCCCGAGCGGGGTATCGGCGTGGTGGACCTCGACGGGGATTCGGTGCGGCTGGACGCCGGGGCGGTACTGATGCCGCACCCGGTTCTCCTCGAAGACCTGGCGGAGCTGCGGGAGTTCGCGGCGGAGCTGGGCGTCGAGCAGGGGATCGAGCAGCTGTTCCGCGAGGTGTGGCCGATACCCGCCGAGCTGGACGGTGCGGCGCAGGAGTGGCGGGCCTACGCGGACGGGAAGTTCGAGGAGCTGCGCCACGCGACGGCGCGAGCGGTGTCGCACGGCTACCGGGTGCGCGGCGGGTCCGCCGTCTGCTCGCTGGTGGAGGACGGCCGTCCGCTGGAAGCGGCGTACTGGATCGGCGACGACTACCCGGAGGGCGAGGCCTGCACGGGCGGTCTGGAGTGGCGGGGCGCGGGCGGTCGGCGGCTGCCGCTGCGTGAAGTCGGGCCGGTGGCCTGGTCGGAGGGGGCGCGGATGGCCGCGCTGGTGTACGCGGGTCGTGTGGTGCGGGACGAGTCGGAGGGGGAGCTGTGA